The proteins below are encoded in one region of uncultured Eubacteriales bacterium:
- a CDS encoding Acetyltransferase (GNAT) family protein, whose translation MNDKEDKLMITIRRYSEDDESALFSLMKNEGAEWESYWREERRDRYKAALHSCIVYVAYENDILCGYCRCRDDDGYGIYVYDLLVDKHHRGKQIGRQLMAQVRKDFSNDTVYVMSDVDEYYEKQGFRREGSIFEVCV comes from the coding sequence ATGAACGATAAAGAGGATAAGCTTATGATAACCATAAGACGCTACAGTGAGGATGACGAATCGGCTCTGTTTTCTCTCATGAAGAACGAGGGTGCCGAATGGGAGAGCTATTGGAGAGAAGAGAGACGTGACAGGTACAAAGCGGCGCTTCATAGCTGCATTGTTTATGTGGCATACGAAAACGATATTCTTTGTGGCTATTGCCGCTGCCGGGACGACGACGGCTACGGTATTTATGTCTATGACCTCCTGGTGGACAAACATCATCGGGGAAAACAAATCGGGAGGCAGCTCATGGCACAGGTACGTAAGGATTTTTCGAATGATACCGTCTATGTCATGAGCGACGTGGATGAGTATTACGAAAAGCAGGGGTTCCGTCGGGAAGGCTCCATTTTTGAGGTTTGTGTTTAG
- a CDS encoding GyrI-like small molecule binding domain protein, with translation MAFDYKKEYQEFYLPPQKPGIVEIPRMNFLAVRGKGNPNEEGGEYKRAMELLYGMAYTIKMSYKGTHKIEGFFEYVVPPLEGVWWQEGVCGVDYSRKDSFCWISLIRLPDFVKKSDFDWALEEATRKKKTDFSPVQFFTYDEGLCVQCMHLGSYDEEPATVLAMEQYAKENGYAVDITDKRYHHEIYLSDPRRTDMSKLKTVIRHPVRKA, from the coding sequence ATGGCATTCGACTATAAAAAAGAATATCAGGAATTCTATTTGCCACCCCAAAAGCCTGGCATTGTTGAAATTCCCCGCATGAATTTCCTTGCTGTCCGGGGAAAGGGCAACCCCAATGAAGAGGGCGGCGAATACAAAAGAGCCATGGAGCTTCTCTACGGCATGGCATACACGATCAAAATGAGTTATAAAGGCACACATAAAATTGAAGGGTTCTTTGAGTATGTTGTGCCGCCGCTGGAGGGGGTGTGGTGGCAGGAAGGCGTCTGTGGCGTCGACTACTCCCGCAAGGACAGCTTTTGCTGGATCTCTCTGATCCGGCTGCCGGATTTTGTGAAGAAATCCGATTTTGACTGGGCGCTGGAAGAGGCAACAAGAAAAAAGAAGACGGACTTTTCTCCGGTTCAGTTTTTTACCTATGACGAGGGGCTGTGCGTACAGTGTATGCATCTGGGTTCTTATGACGAGGAGCCAGCCACTGTACTTGCAATGGAGCAATATGCAAAAGAAAACGGCTATGCCGTTGACATCACCGATAAACGGTATCACCACGAGATTTATTTGAGCGACCCCCGCAGAACGGACATGTCTAAACTGAAGACCGTTATCCGGCACCCGGTTCGAAAAGCATGA